One part of the Paenibacillus silvisoli genome encodes these proteins:
- a CDS encoding extracellular solute-binding protein, with product MKGRISRKKWTISAVSVIAAAGLIALWAQPGADPVSGAGDQAALLNGSWTSLQQERGDYASYLTKNESAGFPAKEMIVNAADYAKADGDGIEKLDNYEGMSGVSLKTGEQGQVEWKVNVPEAGFYNMSVQYFPIAGKSSSIERSLLIDGELPFEEANYLQFDRVWDNELEKVKRDTRGNDLRPQQSERPEWREVVLQDSNGFYAEPFRFYLTAGEHTLSFVSQREPMVIKQLRLFQQERPAPYEETLKRYQQEGLKEAKGQLVTIQGEAARAKSSPTLYPQTERASAAVTPYSPKLIRVNSIGGYNWRLPGQWMEWEVEVPEAGLYQIGLKAKQQFVRGIYSTRKLYINGEVPFKEAEQLPFRYKSGYRVDVLGGDEPYLFELKKGKNVIRMEDTLGEFAPLIRQVKDSLFNLNAMYRKIIMITGASPDKFRDYRVDKQIPNLIETFKAEEERLTVVSKELKRLSGGSSDSEALLKTMALQLGELVAEPDTIPRRLAAYKSNTGGLGTWLQKALEMPLQIDELYVASTDKKIPSSGDGFLKGLMHEITTFAYSFVIDYNQIGNASDEKNPRSITVWIGSGRDQANTLKAMIDETFTPETGINVNLKLVQMQTLLPATLAGRGPDVAMQISNDIPVNYAMRKAAADLSQFSDYEEVSKWFRPSALVPFTYQKGVYALPETQTFNMLFYRKDVLKELGLEVPQTWDDIYKLLAVLNKNRMQLGMPISAPATSVPVPGQNIPPNSIFASLLMQSGGQFYRNDGKESDLDSRVGVETFKLWTDFYSDYKLEREFDFANRFRTGEMPIGIVDYTTYNQLSVFAPEIRGMWGFVPIPGTKQADGTIRRETPSAGTGTLMLNGTADKDAAWQFMKWWISEETQTKYGREMEALMGASARYPTANIKALDSLPWPVADYDSLKEEFEWVRGIPEVPGGYFTGRHLQNAFLKVVVDAKTEAREAILDYSQYIQDEIRAKRKEFGLPE from the coding sequence TTGAAGGGAAGAATATCACGCAAGAAATGGACGATATCGGCGGTAAGCGTTATCGCAGCGGCAGGGCTGATCGCGCTCTGGGCGCAGCCGGGAGCCGATCCGGTCAGCGGAGCGGGCGATCAAGCCGCGTTGCTGAACGGCTCATGGACGTCGCTGCAGCAAGAACGAGGCGATTATGCCTCCTATTTAACGAAAAATGAAAGCGCGGGCTTTCCCGCGAAAGAAATGATCGTGAATGCAGCCGATTATGCGAAGGCGGATGGCGACGGCATCGAGAAGCTCGACAATTATGAAGGCATGAGCGGCGTTTCGCTCAAGACGGGCGAGCAAGGGCAAGTTGAGTGGAAAGTGAACGTGCCGGAAGCGGGATTTTACAATATGTCGGTGCAATACTTTCCGATCGCCGGCAAGAGCTCCAGCATCGAAAGGTCGCTGCTCATCGACGGCGAGCTGCCGTTCGAGGAAGCGAACTACTTGCAGTTTGACCGGGTGTGGGACAACGAGCTGGAGAAGGTGAAGCGCGATACTCGCGGCAACGACCTGCGGCCGCAGCAGTCCGAGCGGCCGGAGTGGCGAGAGGTTGTCCTTCAGGATTCGAACGGCTTTTACGCGGAACCGTTCCGGTTCTATCTGACGGCCGGGGAGCACACGCTGTCCTTCGTATCCCAGCGCGAGCCGATGGTCATCAAGCAGCTGCGGCTGTTTCAGCAGGAGCGGCCAGCTCCTTATGAAGAAACATTAAAGCGCTATCAACAGGAAGGCTTGAAGGAAGCGAAAGGCCAGCTGGTCACGATTCAAGGCGAAGCGGCAAGAGCGAAGTCATCGCCTACGCTGTATCCGCAGACCGAGCGTGCCAGCGCTGCCGTAACGCCTTATAGTCCGAAGCTCATTCGGGTGAACTCGATCGGCGGCTACAACTGGCGTTTGCCGGGCCAATGGATGGAGTGGGAGGTCGAGGTGCCGGAAGCCGGGCTTTACCAGATCGGCCTCAAGGCCAAGCAGCAGTTCGTTCGCGGCATCTACTCAACGCGCAAGCTTTACATCAACGGCGAGGTGCCTTTCAAGGAAGCCGAGCAGCTGCCGTTCCGTTATAAGAGCGGGTACCGCGTGGACGTTCTGGGCGGAGACGAGCCGTACTTGTTCGAGCTGAAGAAGGGCAAGAACGTGATCCGCATGGAGGATACGCTTGGCGAATTCGCGCCGCTCATCCGCCAGGTCAAGGACAGCTTGTTCAACCTGAACGCCATGTATCGCAAAATCATTATGATTACCGGCGCATCGCCGGATAAGTTCCGCGATTACCGCGTCGATAAGCAAATCCCGAACCTGATCGAGACGTTCAAGGCCGAGGAAGAAAGGCTGACGGTGGTCAGCAAGGAGCTGAAGCGGCTCTCCGGCGGCAGCAGCGATTCCGAAGCGCTTCTGAAGACGATGGCGCTGCAGCTTGGCGAGCTTGTCGCCGAACCGGATACGATTCCGCGCCGGCTTGCGGCCTATAAGAGCAACACGGGCGGTCTCGGCACTTGGTTGCAGAAGGCGCTCGAGATGCCTCTGCAAATCGACGAGCTCTACGTCGCTTCGACGGATAAGAAAATACCTTCTTCCGGCGACGGCTTCCTGAAAGGGCTCATGCACGAAATTACGACGTTCGCGTATTCGTTCGTTATCGATTACAACCAGATCGGCAACGCCTCCGACGAGAAGAATCCGCGCTCGATCACGGTTTGGATCGGAAGCGGCCGCGACCAGGCGAACACGCTGAAGGCGATGATCGACGAAACCTTTACGCCGGAAACGGGCATCAACGTGAACTTGAAGCTCGTGCAAATGCAAACTTTGCTGCCGGCTACGCTTGCGGGCCGCGGTCCGGATGTCGCCATGCAAATCAGCAACGATATTCCGGTTAACTACGCGATGCGCAAAGCGGCGGCCGACTTATCGCAGTTCTCGGATTACGAGGAGGTTTCCAAGTGGTTCCGTCCAAGCGCGCTCGTTCCGTTCACGTATCAGAAGGGCGTTTATGCGCTGCCGGAAACGCAAACCTTCAATATGCTGTTCTACCGGAAGGACGTGCTGAAGGAGCTTGGCCTTGAAGTGCCGCAAACGTGGGACGACATCTACAAGCTGCTCGCCGTACTGAACAAAAACCGGATGCAGCTCGGCATGCCGATTTCGGCGCCGGCGACATCGGTTCCGGTACCGGGTCAAAATATTCCGCCGAACTCGATTTTCGCTTCGCTGCTCATGCAAAGCGGCGGGCAGTTCTACCGCAACGACGGCAAAGAGTCCGATCTGGATTCGCGCGTCGGCGTCGAAACGTTCAAGCTGTGGACCGACTTTTACAGCGATTACAAGCTGGAGCGGGAGTTCGATTTCGCGAACCGCTTCAGAACGGGCGAAATGCCGATCGGCATCGTCGATTACACGACGTATAACCAGCTCTCCGTCTTTGCGCCGGAAATCCGCGGCATGTGGGGCTTTGTCCCGATTCCGGGAACGAAGCAAGCGGACGGCACGATTCGCCGCGAAACGCCGAGCGCCGGAACCGGCACGCTCATGCTGAACGGCACTGCGGACAAGGATGCTGCCTGGCAGTTTATGAAATGGTGGATCAGCGAAGAGACGCAAACGAAATACGGCCGCGAAATGGAAGCGCTTATGGGTGCGTCCGCTCGTTACCCGACCGCGAATATTAAAGCGCTCGACAGCTTGCCTTGGCCGGTTGCCGACTATGACAGCTTGAAGGAAGAGTTTGAATGGGTCCGCGGCATTCCTGAGGTTCCGGGCGGTTACTTTACCGGCCGTCATCTGCAGAACGCGTTCTTGAAAGTCGTCGTAGATGCGAAAACGGAGGCGCGCGAAGCGATCCTCGATTACTCGCAATATATCCAAGATGAAATTCGCGCGAAACGCAAAGAATTCGGCCTGCCGGAGTAA
- a CDS encoding carbohydrate ABC transporter permease yields the protein MSNIDIPSQRSGTVTGKAETSAPSWLAVKWQVIKAHKHSYILMSPYLLLFAVFTVLPVIMSIVISFTYFNMLEFPRFIGWQNYSRLFLEDDVFLIAIKNTILFAVITGPLSYIACFVFAWIINDLRPKMRAFMTLIFYAPSISGNVYFLWQMIFSGDRYGIANGFLIKMGVILDPILWLKDEKYIMPIIILVQLWLSLGTGFLAFIAGLQTVDKTLYEAGAVDGVKNRWQELWFITLPSMKPQLMFGAVIQITASLAIADVSIYLAGFPSVNYAAETIVTHLIDFGTIRFEMGYASAIATVLFLLMLGSNLAVQRLLRKVGN from the coding sequence ATGTCAAATATCGATATACCTAGTCAGCGATCCGGAACGGTGACCGGCAAAGCGGAGACAAGCGCGCCGAGCTGGCTGGCGGTCAAATGGCAGGTTATTAAGGCGCATAAGCATTCCTATATTTTGATGTCGCCGTACTTGCTGCTCTTCGCCGTCTTTACCGTGCTGCCCGTCATCATGTCGATCGTAATCAGCTTCACTTATTTCAATATGCTGGAATTTCCGCGATTTATCGGGTGGCAGAACTACTCCCGCCTGTTTCTGGAAGACGACGTGTTCTTGATCGCGATCAAGAACACGATCCTCTTCGCGGTCATTACCGGTCCGCTCAGCTACATCGCCTGCTTCGTGTTCGCATGGATCATTAACGATCTCCGCCCGAAGATGCGCGCATTCATGACGCTCATTTTCTATGCGCCGTCCATCTCGGGCAACGTGTACTTCCTATGGCAAATGATTTTCTCCGGCGACCGTTACGGCATCGCGAACGGGTTCCTCATTAAGATGGGGGTCATCCTCGATCCGATTCTATGGCTGAAGGATGAGAAGTACATTATGCCGATCATTATCCTCGTACAGCTCTGGCTGAGCTTGGGGACGGGCTTCCTGGCGTTTATCGCCGGCCTGCAGACGGTAGATAAGACGCTCTATGAAGCAGGCGCCGTCGACGGCGTCAAAAACCGCTGGCAGGAGCTTTGGTTCATCACGCTGCCTTCGATGAAGCCGCAGCTGATGTTCGGAGCGGTTATCCAGATTACCGCGTCACTGGCCATTGCGGATGTCTCGATTTATTTGGCCGGCTTCCCGAGCGTAAACTACGCGGCCGAAACGATCGTGACGCACTTGATCGACTTCGGTACGATTCGTTTCGAAATGGGCTATGCTTCGGCGATCGCGACCGTCCTGTTCCTCCTCATGCTGGGCTCGAACTTGGCCGTTCAACGACTACTCCGGAAGGTGGGGAACTAA